Proteins from one Anastrepha obliqua isolate idAnaObli1 chromosome 2, idAnaObli1_1.0, whole genome shotgun sequence genomic window:
- the LOC129238125 gene encoding uncharacterized protein LOC129238125 has product MDTFRMRRSSFSRFGSVAKQEPLIVVEESQLVEEDDRDSSETPSNKASLDIDSPVNPYLLSPWRDPRESRKHSLPSQQVTEGITASQVRRLSERGGEGSGPSPKEAAFLATLSQAPAPSGRRHSVVTISKVPTTLFGRSRRESVAAYPSGSSRVLNSRRESKTSTGPPSTDPIGSIHNLQLDIMDDIVQSRKARMKLWNTSSEKVCEVQTLDEVGGGTPQRYTNRRYSECVSGGTSPAPNMRRASENPAILSPCILQPGSNRSSTKRKKSGGLLNTSFFSTLTSSAIEINKCEDIIPTVVLPPTTTTSATGATAKTKPATGGLTAPTGASATSSSTSNLLDPNAGRSARSNSFDVSILNNAKQLVSNAQDNSSAALSGWFEKRHQPMARKKSIRSKSTAMALSEDMLKRLQAKDVLRESKPKLVPRSKQKSWTDTTKGTIVDATVIGSAIEGFLRKGSTSGPSGSSGSTPKSSSTKTGGLLSKESAKRGGRSAQSQATNAVRSTLNWFGKTDEDDSKDTCEASLCSTLKDLFVK; this is encoded by the exons ACACTTTTCGCATGCGTCGTTCGTCGTTTTCACGCTTCGGCTCGGTGGCCAAGCAGGAACCACTCATTGTGGTCGAGGAGTCACAATTAGTTGAGGAGGATGATCGCGATAGTTCAGAGACCCCATCAAACAAAGCCAGCTTGGACATAGACTCTCCCGTGAATCCATATTTGCTCTCACCATGGCGTGATCCACGTGAAAGTCGAAAACATTCACTACCCTCACAGCAGGTCACCGAAGGCATCACTGCTAGTCAGGTGCGCCGCCTGTCAGAGCGCGGCGGTGAAGGCTCCGGTCCTTCACCCAAGGAAGCGGCATTCCTCGCCACGCTCTCACAGGCGCCAGCACCGTCCGGAAGACGTCATTCTGTGGTGACTATTTCCAAAGTGCCGACCACCTTATTTGGACGTTCGCGCCGTGAATCAGTGGCCGCCTATCCATCCGGAAGCAG TCGTGTACTAAACTCACGCCGCGAGAGCAAAACCTCCACTGGTCCACCATCCACAGATCCCATTGGCAGCATACACAATCTACAATTAGACATAATGGATGATATTGTACAGTCGCGTAAAGCGCGCATGAAACTTTGGAATACGAGCAGCGAGAAGGTGTGCGAGGTACAAACTTTGGACGAAGTCGGCGGTGGTACACCACAGCGCTACACGAATCGACGTTACTCCGAATGCGTTTCAGGTGGCACCTCACCAGCGCCAAATATGCGACGCGCCTCCGAAAATCCAGCCATACTCTCACCCTGTATCCTACAGCCGGGCAGTAATCGTTCGTCGACAAAACGTAAGAAGAGCGGTGGGCTCTTAAATACTTCATTCTTCAGCACGCTCACCTCGTCAGCCATCGAGATCAACAAATGTGAAGACATAATACCAACCGTAGTGTTGCCACCCACCACAACCACCAGCGCCACGGGTGCCACAGCTAAAACTAAACCAGCGACTGGTGGCCTAACAGCTCCAACAGGCGCTTCAGCAACCAGTAGCTCCACATCTAATCTACTCGATCCCAATGCGGGTCGCTCCGCACGCTCCAACAGTTTTGATGTATCCATACTCAATAACGCCAAACAGCTGGTGAGCAATGCGCAAGACAATAGCTCTGCCGCACTTTCCGGTTGGTTCGAGAAACGCCATCAACCAATGGCACGTAAGAAGAGCATACGCAGCAAAAGCACCGCCATGGCACTCTCCGAAGACATGCTGAAACGTTTACAGGCGAAAGATGTGCTGCGCGAGAGCAAACCGAAATTGGTGCCACGCAGCAAGCAAAAAAGCTGGACGGACACAACAAAAGGCACTATTGTCGATGCGACTGTGATTGGCTCGGCAATTGAGGGTTTTCTGCGCAAAGGCTCCACTTCGGGACCGTCGGGTAGCTCGGGTAGCACACCAAAAAGTAGTAGCACAAAAACAGGCGGCCTGCTGTCGAAAGAATCGGCTAAGCGCGGCGGGCGCAGCGCACAAAGTCAAGCAACAAATGCGGTACGTTCGACGCTCAATTGGTTCGGCAAGACGGACGAGGATGACTCGAAGGACACATGCGAAGCGTCGCTCTGTTCGACTTTGAAGGATTTGTTCGTTAAATAA